One Chiloscyllium plagiosum isolate BGI_BamShark_2017 chromosome 14, ASM401019v2, whole genome shotgun sequence genomic region harbors:
- the LOC122556842 gene encoding GDNF family receptor alpha-4-like isoform X1, with protein sequence MLLPTISLLLRLLDYVLTNEIPTQDGCLSALAQCKLDPGCIPKFRILWRCAAHHGVEPFQLAARNDCLIAALALQSNQLFTCKCQRGMKKEKNCLRIYWTMHQSHVTGYDDLEASPYEYSMPGPSWGLDYGRHASLVSEGPKVQALSNVNHCLDAAQACNVDETCKLFRTEYAKNCLKPANRHGCNRPKCRKSLRRFFNFVPEEYKYPFLFCPCDDSVCAERRRQTIVPSCSFEEPDKQNCLGLKDACEADSICKARLVDFQINCQPSKKSASHCFLENYNACLQSYTGLIGTALTPNYVSNTSFDISIWCTCVNSGNQHEECETLLNLFTSNDCLRNSINSYISSLPFHLSDSKQPALTSTQQFYFKFPDKDGSRVDDKLNKNEDCDSGGNLKISQDKLLPGQITNCKVNSGAATQSFSIACTITSLYIFMATTGNAI encoded by the exons ATTATGTCCTCACCAATGAAATTCCAACTCAAGATGGCTGCCTGTCCGCACTCGCTCAGTGCAAGTTGGATCCCGGGTGCATCCCGAAATTTCGCATCTTGTGGCGGTGCGCAGCTCATCATGGGGTTGAGCCCTTCCAGCTGGCTGCCAGGAACGATTGCCTGATTGCTGCCCTCGCTCTTCAATCCAATCAGCTCTTCACGTGCAAGTGCCAAAGAGGGATGAAGAAGGAGAAGAATTGTCTACGGATTTACTGGACCATGCACCAAAGCCACGTCACTG GTTACGATGATTTGGAAGCATCACCCTATGAGTACTCAATGCCTGGTCCATCCTGGGGCTTGGACTACGGTAGACATGCCTCTTTGGTGTCAG AAGGACCCAAAGTTCAAGCACTTTCCAATGTTAACCATTGCTTAGACGCTGCTCAAGCGTGCAATGTCGATGAGACTTGTAAACTGTTCCGCACCGAATATGCCAAGAACTGCCTCAAACCGGCCAACAGGCATGGCTGCAACAGACCTAAGTGTCGCAAAAGTCTTCGTCGCTTCTTCAACTTTGTGCCAGAGGAGTATAAATACCCATTCCTCTTCTGCCCGTGCGACGACAGTGTATGTGCCGAGCGTAGACGCCAGACCATTGTCCCGAGCTGTTCCTTTGAGGAACCTGATAAACAAAACTGCCTGGGTCTGAAGGACGCGTGTGAGGCGGATTCCATTTGCAA AGCCCGACTGGTGGACTTTCAGATTAACTGCCAACCATCCAAGAAATCTGCCAGCCACTGTTTCCTAGAGAATTATAACGCTTGCCTCCAGTCTTACACCGGCCTCATTG GCACTGCCCTAACACCAAACTATGTGAGTAACACCAGCTTCGACATCTCTATATGGTGCACATGTGTCAACAGTGGGAACCAACATGAAGAGTGTGAGACCCTACTGAACCTTTTCACAAGCAACGACTGTCTCA GAAATTCTATAAATTCATACATCAGCTCTTTGCCGTTTCATCTATCAGACAGCAAGCAGCCCGCACTAACGTCCACTCAACAGTTCTACTTCAAGTTCCCAGACAAAGATGGGTCGCGTGTTGATGACAAATTAAACAAGAACGAG GACTGCGATTCTGGAGGCAATCTCAAGATTTCTCAGGATAAGTTGCTGCCTGGACAAATTACTAATTGCAAGGTGAATTCGGGAGCTGCTACCCAGAGCTTCTCTATAGCTTGCACCATCACGTCACTCTATATCTTCATGGCCACTACAGGGAACGCCATTTGA
- the LOC122556842 gene encoding GDNF family receptor alpha-4-like isoform X2 has product MLLPTISLLLRLLDYVLTNEIPTQDGCLSALAQCKLDPGCIPKFRILWRCAAHHGVEPFQLAARNDCLIAALALQSNQLFTCKCQRGMKKEKNCLRIYWTMHQSHVTGYDDLEASPYEYSMPGPSWGLDYGRHASLVSGPKVQALSNVNHCLDAAQACNVDETCKLFRTEYAKNCLKPANRHGCNRPKCRKSLRRFFNFVPEEYKYPFLFCPCDDSVCAERRRQTIVPSCSFEEPDKQNCLGLKDACEADSICKARLVDFQINCQPSKKSASHCFLENYNACLQSYTGLIGTALTPNYVSNTSFDISIWCTCVNSGNQHEECETLLNLFTSNDCLRNSINSYISSLPFHLSDSKQPALTSTQQFYFKFPDKDGSRVDDKLNKNEDCDSGGNLKISQDKLLPGQITNCKVNSGAATQSFSIACTITSLYIFMATTGNAI; this is encoded by the exons ATTATGTCCTCACCAATGAAATTCCAACTCAAGATGGCTGCCTGTCCGCACTCGCTCAGTGCAAGTTGGATCCCGGGTGCATCCCGAAATTTCGCATCTTGTGGCGGTGCGCAGCTCATCATGGGGTTGAGCCCTTCCAGCTGGCTGCCAGGAACGATTGCCTGATTGCTGCCCTCGCTCTTCAATCCAATCAGCTCTTCACGTGCAAGTGCCAAAGAGGGATGAAGAAGGAGAAGAATTGTCTACGGATTTACTGGACCATGCACCAAAGCCACGTCACTG GTTACGATGATTTGGAAGCATCACCCTATGAGTACTCAATGCCTGGTCCATCCTGGGGCTTGGACTACGGTAGACATGCCTCTTTGGTGTCAG GACCCAAAGTTCAAGCACTTTCCAATGTTAACCATTGCTTAGACGCTGCTCAAGCGTGCAATGTCGATGAGACTTGTAAACTGTTCCGCACCGAATATGCCAAGAACTGCCTCAAACCGGCCAACAGGCATGGCTGCAACAGACCTAAGTGTCGCAAAAGTCTTCGTCGCTTCTTCAACTTTGTGCCAGAGGAGTATAAATACCCATTCCTCTTCTGCCCGTGCGACGACAGTGTATGTGCCGAGCGTAGACGCCAGACCATTGTCCCGAGCTGTTCCTTTGAGGAACCTGATAAACAAAACTGCCTGGGTCTGAAGGACGCGTGTGAGGCGGATTCCATTTGCAA AGCCCGACTGGTGGACTTTCAGATTAACTGCCAACCATCCAAGAAATCTGCCAGCCACTGTTTCCTAGAGAATTATAACGCTTGCCTCCAGTCTTACACCGGCCTCATTG GCACTGCCCTAACACCAAACTATGTGAGTAACACCAGCTTCGACATCTCTATATGGTGCACATGTGTCAACAGTGGGAACCAACATGAAGAGTGTGAGACCCTACTGAACCTTTTCACAAGCAACGACTGTCTCA GAAATTCTATAAATTCATACATCAGCTCTTTGCCGTTTCATCTATCAGACAGCAAGCAGCCCGCACTAACGTCCACTCAACAGTTCTACTTCAAGTTCCCAGACAAAGATGGGTCGCGTGTTGATGACAAATTAAACAAGAACGAG GACTGCGATTCTGGAGGCAATCTCAAGATTTCTCAGGATAAGTTGCTGCCTGGACAAATTACTAATTGCAAGGTGAATTCGGGAGCTGCTACCCAGAGCTTCTCTATAGCTTGCACCATCACGTCACTCTATATCTTCATGGCCACTACAGGGAACGCCATTTGA